Proteins encoded together in one Pseudomonas sp. TCU-HL1 window:
- a CDS encoding accessory factor UbiK family protein, which translates to MLPPKALLDTLASHASRLFSGDSPLPRTEVEAQFKVLLQSAFGKLDLVSRDEFDSQMVVLARTRARLEALEAKVAELDAKLNPPSAE; encoded by the coding sequence ATGCTGCCGCCCAAAGCCCTGCTCGATACCCTCGCGTCCCACGCCTCGCGCCTGTTCAGCGGTGACAGCCCGCTGCCGCGCACCGAGGTCGAGGCCCAGTTCAAGGTTCTGCTGCAGAGTGCCTTCGGCAAGCTCGACCTGGTCAGCCGCGACGAGTTCGACAGCCAGATGGTGGTGCTCGCCCGCACCCGAGCGCGCCTGGAGGCCCTGGAGGCCAAAGTCGCGGAGCTGGATGCCAAGCTGAACCCGCCGTCGGCCGAGTAA